agggaaaacagccccagcctgttcagcctctccctgtagctcaaatcctccaaccctggcaacatacttgtaaatcttttctgaaccctttcaagtttcacaacatctttccgataggaaggagaccagaattgcacacaatattccaacagtggcctaaccaatgtcctgtacagcagcaacatgacctcccaactcctgtactcaatactctgaccaataaaggaaagcataccaaacgctttcttcactatcctatctacctgcgactccactttcaaggagctatgaacctgcactccaaggtctctttgttcagcaacacttcccaaggaccttaccattaagtgcataagtcctgctaagatttgctttcccaaaatgcagcacctcccatttatcttaattaaactctatctgccacttctcagcccattggcccatctggtccagatcctgttgtagtctgaggtaaccctctttgctgtccactacacctccaattttggtgtcatctgcaaacttactaactgtacctcttatgctcgcatccaaatcatttttgtaaatgacaaaaagtagagggcccagcaccgatccttgtggcactccactggtcacaggcctccagtctgaaaaacaaccctccaccaccaccctctgtcttctacctttgagccagttctgtatccaaatggctagttctccctgtattccatgagatctaaccttgctaatcagtctcccatggggaaccttgtcgaacgccttcctgaagtccatatagatcacatctactgctctgccctcatcaatagtctttgttacttcttcaaaaaactcaatcaagtttgtgagacatgatttcccacgcacaaagccatgttgactatcccgaatcagtctttgcctttccaaatacatgtacatcctgtccctcaggattcccttcaacaacttgcccgccactgaggtcaggctcaccagtctatagttccctggcttgtctttaccgcccttcttaaacagtggcaccatgtttgccaacctccagtcttccggcacctcatctgtgactatcgatgttacaaatatctcagcaagggcctCAACTCTATCTCTCCAACTGGTCCTTGGGCTTTGTAGCTGTATTAATCTTTCTCCAACAGAGTAGGGCATGATTGGCCACCTTCTGGCCCAAGTTCTATTTGGTCATTCACTTAGACCCCTTGTCCTACTTTACTCCCGAGCCCTTGATAACTCATCCAATAGACAGTCTCCATGTCAACCTCAGTCTGAAGTCTCTGTGTCCTACTATGCTTTGTGCCTGGGACAGTGTCTGATCTCCACTCTCTGTGGGGAAGCTTGCTTATGTTgctgacccctctctctttcgggATTGTGCGCTGAGTCTTTGCTATAAAGGAAATTCCTAAACATTCCcagctatctatctatctcaaaATCTGTTAGACACGATGTCTTTGCTGCAAGCAGTCTTAGAACCTGGATTCCCCACATTGGCAGAACCCACATTGTTGCACTGAATTCTTTCTCAATCTCGGCCTTTTTCTACTTAAAGTGGTGACTGCACATTGAAAATGTTTcccagtacagaaacagaccattggaCTCATCTGTTCTGCTGGTGTCTGCACTCCACGTGAATCTCCTCCGACTTTCTCTTCATCCCATCCTTTGAGTtaatccttccctctccctcacaatctTATCTCGTTTCCTTGGCTATGGGAGTGAGTTTCACATTTTCCACACACTTGAGGTGGAGGTTTCTCCAGGATCCCCACTTGAATTTGTGTGAGAGTATTTGACATCGATGGAGTAAAGATGGCTTCCATAATTTGGACCTTGGAGTACAATTGGGAAAGTTCCATGGTAAAACCAATTGATTGTGGAAGACTTTGCAGCTTTTAAAAAATTAACTGAGGGGAACTCATTATTGTACCTACGATATTGCTTCATTCATGCTTCTTGAGTAGTTCCTGGGTGAGTGGTTTCAGCTTTGTGAACAATTCAGTAGAAAGATCCAGTGTGTGACAAGCTAAGCAACCCTCTGTTAGTGGGAAAGTGAAAGGACATTCCAAGCGGctcgtctgtctctctgtctctctctctctctctctctctctctctctctctctttcctcaccccccccccccccgtctctgtctctctctccccccttctcactcccccccccccccccctccaacacACAAGGGGTAAAGTTTAAGTTATAAAGATGTGCGTTCTGTATAAATAAAGTTATACTTCACATATGAAAAACATATTCTTTGTAAATATATACCTGCTTTCTTATTGAAGATGAAAATCCTGGTGAGGATAAATTGGGGTCTTTGTGTAAATTTGATTAATCTGTTCACATTAGTGATGATCCTGAGACTGGCACGCTGCCCCAGAGAACCAGGACAAAATCCTGCTTTCAGGCTTTTCCTTATTAGCAGAAACATAACTTTTACATTGATTCTGTTGATTATTTTTATCAATTTAATCAGGTCACAGGCCCGACAAACCTTTCTTTTCTGGAACTTAAGTACAAACATTTACAAACAAGCTGCAGAATTTTGGAATATTCCTTCTTATTAATTGGCATCAGCTTGTTTGAGGTCAGCTGAGAggatcatcttttctcttttctcccccaccccccacgccATTACAGACATTTACTCTACACGCTGCATCTGAAaagctaagagcattgtggaagatcCCTCACtaaaactcttctccctcctgcccttTGGTAGAAGATACCAGAGCATTCGGTCTCTCAgagccagactgtgcaacagtttctgccCACATGCCATCAGGCTCTTAACACTGTGTGACtggactctttcccatctgaaactcTTTGCATTGCTTTGCTGCTAGAAAAATGCctactatttatcattcttcCATTACACTGTAACTTGCATGTTTTGTGCTTCTTAAGCCGTGTACGagtgtgtagtttgtgctgtccatgtagcaccttcAGGTCTGGCAGAACGCTGTCTCAGTTTTACTGTCTCAGTTGATATGGGAGAAATGATAAATAAAAGCTACTCACTACTCACTCAAGTGTAATATTCAGGAAAGTGTTCTCAAAACGTGTAGCCTGTGGGGAGGGTGTGGCCGTGTCTGTGCAGTCCACACGTCACCTGTACCACATTTAGGTGCAATGTCTCATCTCTGACACATTCCACATCCTGAACAAGGATTCCTGTTCCTGCACACTCTTATTCTTTTGAACAAATCCAACAATTCGCAGTTCCTTATATTACATTTAATTTGCATTTTTCTGTATTGCTTgccaatctcaccctctctccctgttctccaaaggtctgtgacaGCTCACTTTCTGTGAAATTCGTGTTCCCTGCAATCTTTGCAATTATGCTCCCAGTTACGCCGAGGCCAGTGAAATGCATCCACAGAAGctgatatcccatcaccaagtcaccctttatttacatgtgattAGTTGTTTACTGAGAGCTAGCTCTCCAAGTGAatagaatctctgacactcctgtttatatctgtcagccagggctccctgattagcaCAGGTTAACTGCCcaaatcagggaactcagattctataaggtccacctggctgactttgTTACAATCACCACATCCTGGTCATAAACTTGAGAGTTCTTATCTTATTAAACCAATGTACAGTGGGGTAGTGGTTATGCATCGgtaccacctcgtgctcccgcgaggaggttgagcagttcatcaacttcaccaacacattccaccctgaccttaaatttacctggaccatctctgacacctccctccccttcctggacctctccatctccattaatgacaaccgacttgacactgacattttttacaaacccaccgatgcccacagctatctggattacacctcttcccaccctacctcctgcaaaagtgccatcccgtattcccaattcctccacctctgacgtatctgctcccaggaggaccagttccaccacagaacacaccagatggcctccttctttagagaccacaatttcccttcccatgtggttaaagatgccctccagcacatctcgtccacatcccgcacctccgccctcagaccccaccctccaaccgtaacaaggacagaacgcccctggtgctcaccttccaccctaccaaccttcgcataaaccaaatcatccaccgacatttccgccacctccaaatgggccccaccaccagggatatatttccctccccacccctttccccgttccgcaaagaccattccctccgtgactacctggtcaggtccacaacccctaCAACCCATCCACCCGTCCgggcaccttgccctgccaccgcaggaactgtaaaacctgtgcccacacctcctccctcacctctatccaaggccctaaaggagccttccacatccatcaaagttttacctgcacatccacaaatatcattttattgtattagttgctcccgatgcggtctcctctacactggggagactggacgcctcctagcagagcgctttagggaacatctccgggatacctgcaccaatcaaccacaccaccctgtgacccaacatttcaactccccctcccactctgccgaggacatggaggtcctgggcctccttcatcgccgctccctcaccaccagacgcctggaggaagaacgcctcatcttctgcctcggaacccttcaaccccagggcatcaatgtgggcttcaacagtttcctcatttctccttcccccacctcaccccagttccaaacttccagctcagtactgtccccatgacctgtcctacctgcctatcttcttttccacctatccactccaccctccccccgcccctgacctaccaccttcatcccctcccccactcaccttttGTACTTCATGCTACTTTCTCtgcatccccaccctcctctcacttatctctccacccttcagcatctctgcctgtattcctgatgaagggcttttgcccgaaacgttgatttcgctgctcctcggatgctgcctgaactgctgtgctcttccagcaccactaatccagaatctgctttccagcatctgcagtcattgtttttacctatgctACTAAAATAGTCAAGCTAAGTGATAACCCAGAagtacatgaattcaaatccaacAACAGCACATTTGATAAATTAACTTGTAAAATTTGGTCTCCATGAAATTGTTAAATTAGCTTCAATGGTTAAAGTTACTCATTTAAACGTGAATAAAGAAGATTTATGTGTCgttcagggaagggaatctgccatccgTACCCTGTCTGGGTCTTTATGTGACTCCATTCTCACAGCATTAGGCACAGATGAGGCAGTTTAACCTGGTTCAAATTGCCCCCCTCACAGTTCACTGTTGAAAACTGGATTGTTCCCTGTTCCATAATCAATCTGAACGTTACCATTTTATGATCGCTGTTCCCTAAGTGTCCCCTCATTGATATTTGGTCCACATTGCTCTGCTCCATTCCAAACAACAGCATCAGAACTTCATGTTGAAAATTCTTCAAAATGAACCAGGCTACTCCCTGACATCTGATCAGTGACTTCATTACAGAAGGCTTTATAAATATTCACCGATTGTTAAAAAACTGAAACTTCCacctcactgcatcactgtcacctcctctatcCCCTACACCCCTCATCCCTATAACCTCCTTTatcacctacaccccctccctatctctgtaacctcctccagcagctacactcctccctatccccataaccccctccagcccctacaccccctgccTTACCCATAACCCCTCAGCCCCTACaccctgccatttctctgtcaccTTCTACACCCCATAcaccccatccctatctctgaacATGCTTCAGTTCCCTCTCTGCCTTTTCCCCCATCTTTAAGATCCTCCTTAAAATCACTTGTGGTCGTATCTGAAAGCTGATGATGTTTTATTTAATTCAATTTCTGTTCACTATTTGCTTTTGGGAAATGTCATGGTTATGTGTTACCATGTTtatggtgctatataaatgcattaCCATGTTCATagtgctgtataaatgcaagttgttctcAAATGTCAAACAATTAGAAAATTCTGAATGGATAAAATGATAGGAGCCATGTTTATTAAAACAGTATCCCAGTTTCCAGGATGAACCCTGAGGTTTCTTCACCGTTTCCATCCTCACTGCCACATTCACACCATCATCCCCTGTTCAACACAACTTGCCCTGTTTTTTCAGGAACTCCACAAAGAAATCATTGCAGGCGACAGTGAGGGCCGTTACTAAGTGAACAAACTCCTGGAAGTCCACCTGGCCATCACGGTTCATATCCAAATCCTTCATGATGCTGTCCACAGAGTTGGGATCTTTCTGATACTGCAGGAAGAGAGAAGAACATTACAGCAGCCATTGTAcactttcatcagtttcctcCCCGGGGAATTACCCGAGTGAATCAAATACACCGAATTGCTGGAGAAGTACtgagtctgtggagagagagagactgagtgaacattttgagtccaggaTAACACATTCTGAAGGTGCTGTCAGAATGCAGATTTTCCCAGCATTCCCTCTGTGTGGTTCAGATTTTCCCAGCATTCCCTCTGTGTGGTTCAGATTTCCCACATCCATGGCAGTGGGTTGGATTTGCTGCATAAAAGCAGGCTGTCTTCACccaaagttgaaaaatgtgttgctggaaaagcacagcaggtcaggcagcattcaaggagcaggagaatcaatgtttcgggcataagcccttcttcagcccttctgccccttggatgctgcctgacgtgctgcgcttttccagcagcacatttttcagctctgatctccagcatctgcagtcctcactttctccctgtcttcACCCAAACTCAACATCCCATTGCTCTCATCCTCTCGGAGTTCAGTGAAGTCACACGTACAGCCATTTCCTATTTTAGGCTCCAACAAACCCCAGGAAAACTTTTCACTGGACACAACCTTCATTTAATAacatgcagcgctccctcagtactgaccacattatacattaacattctggacaaaggaactgagggcattgttgctaagtttgtagatgacacaaagctaggtggagggacatgtagtattgaggaagcagggaggctacagaagaacttggacaggctaggacagTGGGtacagaagtggcaaatggaatacaatgtgggaaagtgtgagagtatgtgcttTGAAAGTAAGAATAGACCATagagtattttctaaatggggaaaggctttggaaatatgAAGCATAAAGGGACTTGAGAGTTCACTTTCAGGTTAGCACgcagattcagttggcagttaggagggGAAATGCAATGTTCGCATTAATTTCAAGAGAGCTAGAATACCAGAGCAGAGGtgtattgctgaggctgtatGAGTCTCTGGTCAGAACACATTTAGGATATTGAAAGCAGTTTTGGGCTCTatgtctaaggaaggatgtgctggtgttggagggggtccagaggagtttaacaagaatgatcctgggggtgGGGTCAAGAGTTTGTCATATAAGGAACTGTTGAGGACCCTGTgtttgtacttgatggagtttagacgGATgaggggaatctaatcaaaacttatagaatactgtggggtctggatagagtagacatggagaagatgtttccatcagaaggagagactaggacccgagggcacagcctcagagtgaagggacaacgcTTTACAACTGAGATTAggagcatgatttggagatgccgatgttggactggggtgtacaaagttaaaaatcatacaacacctggttatagtccaacaggtttaattggaagcacactagcaatcttctgatgaaggagtggcgctctgaaagctagtgtgctttcagttaaacctattggactataacctggtgttgtgtgatttttaattgagattaggaggaatttcttcagccagagggtgggaaatctgtggaactcattgctctagagggctgtggaagccaagtcactgagtgtatttaagaccaagatagacaggttcttgatagtaaggagatcaagggtcactaggagaaggcaggagaatggggttgagaaacacatcagccatgatcgaatagtgaagcagactcaatgggccaaatggcctaattctgctcctttatctcGTGGTCTTATAGTCTGCGGACtgtctgacagtgttgcactctcTCAGTATTGACGCTCCGATAAACTACACTCAGATATTTTGATCAGATCTAACCAGTGGGTTTGTAGTCAATATTTTGTGACTCTGAAGGCAAGAGCAGACACTGAGTCATGGTAAGAAACTTAGCAGACACCTTTTGGAGACATTAATACTGTGATAATTGGGGATGTATGTTGCAGTCACATGTGGTAAATGGTATGAGATTGTCTATAATTGAAGTACACCAGAGTAGCAAGCAGGAAAGTATCTTGCAATTATGGGGTGTctgctgtgtgttgtgtgtaaTCAGCTTTATCTCTTGGCTGTAAACCCTATGATTGTGAGTGATTCAGTCTGAACTTGAACAAAGAGGGACCAGGTCTCTGGCACCTCTCCAGTGTGAGGGATCAGGAACATGCTCCAACAGCAGTTCTTGGGGTCTGGTCTGTGCTCTGAGCTGGCTCCGGGTTCCAGCGGATTGGGTAGAGCTGTTGCGAATTCTGCGGTAAAGATATTAAATTGCATTTGGTCACAGTTTCCGGTTACAGATTGTTTCAGTGTTCAACCCAGGAGCTCTCCCAAAAAGATTGGAGTAAatcagccccaccctcctcctcccaACTGCTCACCAGCTTTTGGTAATTTCTAATAAAGATTCCTTCCTGCAGGAACAATAATTCGATTTCAGACAGTTTGCCatttcaaacattcattcaaaTCACAACCAGTAATTATGTTGGATTGTTGGTGGAGTTTTCACCTGTATGTACCTGCTGAGTACTGAGCCCAGTCTCTGGGTTTACTGTCTGCATCCCCACCCTGTGCagctgccccactctctgcaggGAACTTAGGACTAGCCCCTCACCCCTGGGGTAACGCAGCTGAGGGGACCTTGCAATGTCTCAGCTACTGACTGGAAACAAAGTCTGATGTTACTGAGCCCTCATTAACCAGCTACTTCCTGGATCTCTGTATGGACAACGCACAAACACTATTAAGGCAATTATGTCGAATAAAGCTCCTTACAAATTGTTTCCAGATCAACATGTCAGCAATGAGTAACTCCAGAATCTGCCATGTCATTCCTGCCCCAATCTGACCTGCCTCCCCTCCCACATCACATTGATCGCCTTCATCAACCCTCTGCACCCCCTCACCCaaatcccttcctccctctccctcaccctcccacctTTACCCCATACACTTtccactctcccccaccccagtcctATCCCCCTCCTTAACTCCCTCTCCTCTTTCCCACTTCCTACCCCTTGTTCCCTcttccacccccccaaccccaatcTCCTCAACTCTTACCCCTTGCTCCCATTTCCAAAACCCTAATGTCCCCTCCTCCCTTTGGGTTTGAtgttgtttcagtccctcagagaaggggggagagcaTGTTAAAGGGAGCCAGGGGATGGAATtggagggtgggagagtgagggagggaatgggtgagggggtggggaagggtgaaaggtttaggggtgagagtgagggagagggggagaagttgagctgggaagggttgagaggatgggaagtgggtggggttggggaggggtgtggggtttgagAGTGGCAGTGTGGGGGAGTAGGTGAAGGGAGTGGGAGCAAGTCCCAATTCCACCACCCCCTTCTCCTACTGCCTGTGAGAGTGAGCcccacattctcccactctcctcaATTCCCATTTGGATTTGTTGGTGACAGTTTTATATTTAAGATTCCTATTTCCGGTTCCCCGTATGTGGGAACATGTGAAAATATCATCTGTACATCTAccgccacctcccccccccccccccccagtgccaTTTCATTATTGTGAACACATTGATCAAAGTCAGCCTTGATCTCTGTTCCAGATGAAATACAAAACACAGAAACTggaagcaggaggaggccattcagcctttcgagcctgctgtatcgttcaatatgatcatggtgatcatccaaatcctttgatccctttagcctaaGAATTCTATttaactccttgaaaacattcaaagtttttgcctcaaccactttccgtgacagagaattccacagggtcaccactctctgggtgaagaaatcgcTCCTCTGCTCAGTCCTAAATTATCCACCGCATGTCTTTCGTCTGAGACCCCTGGTTTTGGACTCTCCTGTCATCaggaacatctttcctgcatttaCTCCTCTCCAccgacttgcggaacgtttcagagaacacctctgggacacacagACCAACCacccaacccaaccaccccgtggctcaacacttcaactccccctcccactccaccaaggacaagcaggtccttggactcctccatcgccagaccatagcaacacgacggctggaggaagagcacctcatcttccgccgaggaaccctccaaccacaagggatgaactcagatttctccagtttcctcatttcccctccccccaccttgtctcagtcccaaccctcgaactcagcaccaccttcctaacctgcaatcttcttcctgacctctctgcccccacccccactccggcctatcaccctcaccttaacctccttccacctatcctcttcccaacgcccctccccgaagtccctcctccctaccttttatcttagcctgctggacacactttcctcattcctgaagaagggcttatgcctgaaacgtcgattctcctgctccttggatgctgcctgacctgctgcgcttttccagcaacacattttcagctctgatctccaacatcggcagtcctcactttctcctagaagattttacCCCTCTCTAGTCCTGTTAGAGGTTTACAGGTTTCCGTGAGATTCCCCTCAGTTTACTAAACTCCTGTGCTTTTAATCTTAACTGATTCAGCCTTTCCCCCTACATCAGTTCTACCATCCCAGGAATCTGTCTGGTCAGCctttgcagcattccctctgtatCAAGGACCCATCTccaataaggagaccaaatcaaaattgcacacactattccaggtgcggtctcatcaAGGCCCTGGATACTTATAGCAAGACATTCCTGCTTCTGCAAAGGAATCCTTTCACTATAAAAGCCAACTTACCATTTGCTGCCTTTACCCCCTACTGCACCTGAATGTTTACCTTCAGTGACTGGGGTATAAGGGCAGCCAGGTCTGattgcaccccctcccccccacctttcccaattttaaaaatcatgcaacagcaggttatagtccaacaggtttaactggaagcacactagcttttggcgCGCTGTTCCTTAATCAGGTGGTTGCGAAGCAGgaccgtaagacacagaatttagagtaaATTTAATTACGGATCTGCCCCACAGTGCCATTATCATCCTGAAAACATCATGGCACCTTCTCCAGGGCCactgaaatgtataaaatatggagaccagaactgctcacCATATTAAATTCACCCATTCACTCCCAAAACTCTCTAATATCCCATCCAGTCTATCCCTCCCACGCCTTACTCCCTACACCCTTTAATATctaatctcactctccctcctcactcctcactccctttaatatcctaCCCAGTtccaatcccactctccccctcactcctcactccctttaatatcccacccagtccaatcccactctccccctcactccccgctccctttaatatcccacccagtacaatcccactctccccctcactccccgctccctttaatatcccacccagtacaatcccactctccccctcactccccgctccctttaatatcccacccagtacaatcccactctcccccctcactccccgctccctttaatatcccacccagtacaatcccactctccccctcactccccgctccctttaatatcccacccagtacaatcccactctcccccactctccccgctccctttaatatcccacacagtccaatcccactctccccctcactccccgctccctttaatagcCCACCCAGtccaatcccactctccccctcactccccgctccctttaatatcccacccagtacaatcccactctcccccctcactccccgctccctttaatatcccacccagtacaatcccactctccccctcactccccgctccctttaatatcccacccagtacaatcccactctcccccctcactccccactccctttaatatcccacacagtccaatcccactctccccctcactccccgctccctttaatagcCCACCCAGtccaatcccactctcccccctcactccccgctccctttaatagcCCACCCAGtccaatcccactctcccccctcactccccgctccctttaataccccacccagtccaatcccactctccccctcactccccgctccctttaatatcccacccagtacaatcccactctctccctcactccccgctccctttaatatcccacccagtccaatcccactttcccattccccGATGCTGTGTAAGAACATTGCCCTGAGCTGAGGATATGAATCTCTCCGGTGATGCTTTGACAATGTTGAGGAAATGATTCCTGAGCTGGTTCACAGCCAGTCACTTTACCCAACCACCACGATCAGGAGCGATTTGCCACAGTGCTGTGGGCCGTGGAAGTTTCCCAATCAGACATGGTGGCTTCCATTTGGGAGATACAATGGTCCTGCAGTGAGGATCAGAGTTCAGGGGGAGCTCACACAAGGGGGTTTCTGTAATCACTCCATGATGAGGCTTTGTCAgttgttactggattagtggtgctggaagagcacagcagttcaggcagcatcgaacgagcagcgaaatcaacgtttcgggcaaaagcccttcatcaggattaaaggcagtgagcctgaagtgaggagagataagctagaggagggtgggggtggggagaaagtagcatagagtacaatgggtgagtgggggaggggatgaaggtgataggtcagggaggagagggtggagtggataggtggaaaaaaagataggcaggtcggacaagtcaaggagacagtaactgagctggaagtttgaaacgaggatgaggtggaggaaggggaaatgaggaagctgttgaagtccacattgatgccctggggttgaagtgttccgaggcggaagatgaggcgttcttcctccaggcgtctggtggtgagggagcggcggtgaaggaggcccaggacctcaatgtcctcggcagagtgggagggggagttgaaatgttgggccacggggcggtttggttgattggtgcgggtgtctaggagatgttccctaaagcgctctgcgaggagacgccctgtctccccaatgtagaggagaccacatcgggagcaacggatacagtaaatgatattggtggatgtgtaggtgaaactttgatggatgtggaaggctcctttagggtcttggatagaggtgagggaggaggtgtgggcacaggttttacagttcctgcggtggcaggggaaagtgcccgaatgggagggtgggtggtaggggggtgtggacctg
Above is a window of Chiloscyllium punctatum isolate Juve2018m chromosome 24, sChiPun1.3, whole genome shotgun sequence DNA encoding:
- the LOC140494827 gene encoding protein S100-A1-like translates to MLSQLESAMDNIIKVFYKYSGKEGDKYTLTKAELKDLLKGELEAFLKYQKDPNSVDSIMKDLDMNRDGQVDFQEFVHLVTALTVACNDFFVEFLKKQGKLC